CAAGCGCtactagatagatagatctttTCTTCCCTCAGTGACTGTTGAATTGTTTTTAGATGCAGGCTTAGGCATTGGCATGCATTGTTTGAAATGAGGTGGTTTATGGTCATGTTCACAAAGCCAAataatttttgtcttttattcagACAAGTCAAGACTGAATTCCATTCCTgtttgaagcaaaaaaaaaaaagtttagacTTTTGCATTAGttggctgtatgtgtgtttgtgtgttgagaaTTTGACATTTACCGGTACACCTCAGCAGTGTGTTATTATCAATACTCCTATGGCCACAACATGGCTTTTACCGGATCAGGCTTTTCTCCCAAAACCCAGATTGGCACATATTTGTGGCTGCTTTTTTtcagaacacattttttttgcacacaGCAACTACTTGACTCAGTTTCAAAACCATATCTGTTTTGCTTCTGGAGATATTGCATGGTTTTCAGACACAGGACGGCagttttcatgtatttcagGAAAAGGGTTATGATAGGGTCATGGTGTGGCAACCCATCATTTTGTCCTCTACACTTATtttctttgatgtttgttttggtgatgttacACTTCTCTTCCTAGCCATACAATTATTTTGTTCCTTCTCAAACTACCTCTGGTTTTTCTGAAACTAGCAATTGACTGCCAGTGTCCAGAGACCACATAAGGATGATGTCAGCCTTCATTTTGTTTGCCTGGTAACTGTGgactccccctcccctcctcactTTCAACCTCTCTAGTCCACTGGATAATTAGTTGCCTGTAAACGAGTTATATCCCTCACCCTATTGCTAACCcttttctccctgtctctgtccttcgCTTTCTCTTTcagaatgaaatgatgatggGATGGATGTGAATATGGGCCAGTGGGCAGGCATGCAAGCCCCATTCCTCAGCCTGGCCCTGCTGCTGTTATTGCTCCTCTTCAAGCCACCACCCTGCTGTGGCCAGAACACCCAGCAGGTCCCTCAGGATGGACCTCACTTTGGCTTCACTCAGGCTGCCTACCATGCAACAGTTTATGAAAACTCAGCAGCACGTACCTATGCCAACAGTAAAGTTAAAATGGGAATCCATCTGGCACAGCGCTCCTGGGAGATCCGCTACAGAATCACCTCAGGTGATGATGAAGGGTTTTTCAAGGCAGAGGAGTATGTTCTTGGCGACTTCTGCTTCTTGCGCATAAGGACTAAAGGTGGTAATGCGGCTATCTTGAACCGAGAGATCCAGGATAATTATGTATTGACAGTGAAAGCCTCTGTCAAAGGAGATGCCTTCCTTGAGGCATGGACTAAAGTTAGCATCCAGGTCTTGGATATGAATGACCTCAGACCCTTGTTCTCACCCACCACATACTCAGTCACCATAGTGGAGAGCACCCCTCTCAGAACTAGCATAGCACAAGTTACAGCCACAGATGCAGATATTGGCTCCAATGGGGAGTTTTACTATTTTTTCAAGGAGAAAATGGAGCTGTTCACAGTACACCCAACCAGTGGAGTGGTTTCTCTCAGTGGAAAGCTCAATGTTGATGAGCAGAACCGGTATGATTTAGAAATCCTGGCAGTGGACCGTGGCATGAAGCTGTATGGAAATAATGGGGTCAGCAGCACAGCCAAGCTTTTTGTCCATGTAGAGCGCATGAATGAGCATGCCCCTGTCATGAATGTGGTCACTCACAGCCCCTCTTGGCTTGATAAAAATCTTGTATATGCCATGGTTACTGTTGAAGACCTAGATGAAGGCTTAAATGGAGAAATAGACTCAGTGGTCATTGTGGGTGGAGACCCCTCTGAGAAGTTTTTTGTAGAAAGATCTGAGGAAGGCCAGTTTGCCATAAAGGCACCTGAGTCAGTAAATTGGGAGACTTACCCTTATGGCTGTAACCTCACCTTGCAGGCTAAAGACAGGGGAACCCCACAGAAATACTCTGCCGTCAAGGTTGTCCACATTACAGTCAAGAAACGACAGACAGAGGTAGCCAAGTTTGAGCGAGAATTGTATGATGTTAGTCTGAATGAAATTTCACCACCAGGCACGATTGTAGAGGCTGTTAAAATCAAGCCTGAGCCTGACGATGCAGAATATATTCTGACTCCATCTGcagattcagttttttttcaaattaataCCCTAACAGGCGTAATCTCTACGACTCGCTGGTTCACTCAAGTGACTCAGCATGTCTTTAATCTAGAAGTATTGGAAATAGACAGTGAGCTCAAAGTTAAAGTCCGGGTTACCACTGAGGACGCAAATGACAACACACCAACTTTTGATCAGTCCTCTTATGAGATTTCGGTTAATGAAAGTGTAGCAGTTGGGACCAATGTATTAACAGTTTCTGCAGTGGATGAGGataaaggagaaaatggatACATAACTTACAGCATTTCTAGCCTTCAACCATTACCATTCAAAGTCAATCAGTTTTCTGGTATCATCAGTACCACGAAAGAGTTGGACTTTGAATCCTCATCAGAGAGCTTTGTATTTATTGTCAGAGCATCTGACTGGGGGTCACCTTACAGGCGAGAGAGTGAAGTCAATGTAACAATCCACCTGGAAAATGTAAACGATAACCAGCCATTGTTTGAGAAGATTGCATGCCAGGGGGTGCTGTCAAGGGATTTCTCAGTAGATGAAGTGATTACCACAATGTCTGCGATTGATATAGATGAGTTAGAGCTAGTGAAATATAAAATTATTTCAGGGAACGACTGGGGGTACTTCGACCTCAACCCAGATTCAGGGGTCCTAACACTGCGACGTTCCCTTGCCACAGCCAGTCCAAAGAATGGTATCTTTAGTCTCAAAATAACTGCCACAGATGGTGAGAACTTTTCTGATCCTATGTTTGTGAACATCACAGTTGTTCATGGGAAATCTCCTCCCAAAAGTTTCAACTGTAAGGAGACAAAGGTAGCCCAAAAGTTAGCTGAAAAGTTACTCAAAAAGTCCAAAGCTAGCACTAAGCCCAAAATCGAAGAAGGTTTTATTGACCTTTTCTCTGTCAATCGGCAAACGCCCCAGTTTGACAAAGCTTTTCCGACAGATATTGTTGTGCGTGAAGACCTAAAGGTTGGCTCGAGTGTTTTCATGGTGAATGCCTATGATGGTGACACAGGTTTCAATGGTCAGATTCTATACTCTATTTCAGGTGGAAACACTGACAGTTGTTTTACCATCAACATGGAGACTGGCATTATCAGTGTCTTCCTACCaatggacagagaaaagagggatcGCTATCTCCTCAACCTCACTATCTATGACCTTGGACTGCCACCAAAAACTGCCTGGCGTTTGCTTACTGTCTACGTAGAGGATGCTAATGACAATGCACCCCAGTTTTTGCAAGACAGAGGCTATACAATTGTCATACCTGAAAACACTGCCATAGGCACAGATGTCATCCAGGTTGATGCCACTGACAAAGATCTTGGATCCAATGGGGAGATTGTGTACTCTGTTTTGACCAGCACCACCCAGTTTGGTATCAACTCCACTAATGGAATAGTGTATGTTGCAGGCCAACTAGACAGGgaatttgtttctgtttttaaccTGAAGATTAAGGCCCGGGACAAGGCAGAGAAAGGAAGCCAGAAGTTTTCTGTGACCACTTTGAAAATCATATTGGAAGATGTGAATGACTGTCCTCCACTATTTATCCCTAGTGTATACAAAGCCAGGGTTCTGGAGGATCTTCCAGTTGGAACGGTTGTGGCCTGGTTAGAAACCCAAGACCCAGATTTGGGGTTGGGAGGCCAGGTCCGGTACTCTCTAGCCAATGACTACAATGGGTGGTTTGAGGTAGACAGGGTCAGCGGGGCTATTCGGCTGACAAAGGAGCTGGACTACGAGACCCAGCAGTTCTACAACCTCACTGTGAAGGCCAAAGACAAGGGAAggcctgtttctcttctctctgtcacctttgtGGAGGTTGAAGTTGTAGATGTGAACGAAAATCTCTATGCGCCGTACTTTTTCCACTTTGCTTTGACAGGATTAGTTAAAGAGAATGCCAGGATTGGAACTACCCTACTCCAAGTCGCAGCTAAAGATGATGATGctggcagagatggagaaatcCAGTACTCCATTCATGATGGGAGTGGGCTTGGACGTTTTGCCATTGATGAAGAGACCGGTGAGTTTTCTTTGAAAATTGTCTTGTCTTGTACCATGATTTTAATCAGTTTTGCCTTATTCCTATCATTAAACTAGATAAAAATGAGAAAGTGGAAAACTGTACTTGGCTTTATACATCTTCAATTGACTTTGATCGGAGAAATAGTGTCATGGAAATTGTCCAGAAACACTGATATACACATCAGCTAATACACATTAACATTGTTCCTGCTGCACAGATCATGTTCTTTCAGTCTTACCCTACTCAGTCGGGTCTCTTTTGCAAATCACTGTGACCCAGAGAATAAAATAGAGAACATACTTTATAGACGTACGTAAAATGCTaactaatgatttttttttagatttttacaGTCCAGTAGACTGACCATGTACACCAATACTCTTAATTGTAGAACAGCTGCTAAGTTAGAGAGAACAGAGTTCTCTAAAAGGTGTAGAAATACTGCAATTAATGATGTAAACTTGAGTCTGGAATATGCTTTTGCTATCAGATCATATGACCCCACAGACCCTTATATTTACtgttgtagtgtgtactaccttaatttgatgttgcattcgttgataaaatgtcggggcaccaccttcctcagctaagaaggactgcagaaattaattgctataacgctgataaatactaacgaatgaactaacagtaaaccagtctgataacctgaagtgtaaattctggatacagggatcgtagatattcagttcaaaaggacaccgtctaaccaggacttaaatcaaaatatcatttattaagcagaattgtggataatggataatgtaccatgaataataacacagaagatgggaggtgatatgacagaacacacaagaaacttatggcaaaacaatggtaaataaattggcgacagtgagaggcagtcgaaagggaataatggggacgcgaacgcagagttaagggaaagaacgactaatggagagaatttggacgaattgacctactcttaacctcacggaccaactcttattcaaacccgcttagcgtgcctacttggttgctggcgtcccgttgtgctctgctccgaactggctcgaagacgttccagatgttcgtccatggctcgatctgcttggtgatctggtggaaggcccaggcctCCAAGATGATGAGCTGGtgctgaacggggcgtctctggaactgattcggcggtcggttacagatgatggactgctccggatggttgtgaaccggaccaaggatcaacagctggccgcagggtttggttcggttgagtccgtgacggattattttagactgatagtacaaattaagagtctcttcgatggccggtcgaagaaggctacaaaattagtattacttgcctaaatttactgatgaaaaacaaaacaaaacgttgggctaaagaggaagttaactttgaagctttcggcaaattataagaatacgtcttctgaagatagtttacgctactcggaatggcttggagtagctcgaagacgaaaacttaaggagcaaaacgactgtgcaaaacttacgacaaaagcaaagaaaagaactcagctgagagtaactagacgtgaaaaaggaaaacaaaagaactacaaaacaaaactaactaactaacacaAACTTAGACGgaactaaaacaaaacaactgagtaacgcgcactacacgctggtttttaaaggtcgctccaGGGCAtgtcgaaagggcaggccatcgaatcacgtgagatGCTCTGTGACGCgcgatcgcctcaaggagctgaactaatcaaagaatcatacgaggggctcatctgcttctcactatggtcaatcacatataatttcaatgaccaattttcaatggcatttcaacattgttcacagcatgcattagacactttctatggttgggtgaaagcattaaatgataatcatggtacagttttatcccaacaggtataataactcaatgaataactaatacaaaaataaaggtaagaataaagagaggcagattatatttgtcaaaatgattatcacgattatggttacttatcgataaatgtgccaagtcaagcatattcaatctgacggttaggaaactctggatggcagtatggttttgtggtgacaattcatacaaacttttataaaaccgttaaaatcaaaacttggtcatacttcaggtcagagatacgggaaaaacatcaatattatgcgtaccccgagtcctgcaagttgaaaacatgaaaagttaagtttaacataaaagtctggttatcttggagtgttgaggaaaatcacacaagcatacacaagttgcctcaatggatgtccggtttacgacccatcagcatttgctgatgtttgtggatgttcctctggagcctggcgtttgtctctccagacggttttattgtcttgatcactcttggggctatcaggagagaattagcattgccatgagaaacatagtgaggagaaggtgaggagaaggccacttacaaattaaacccaaaacacagtaattagacacacttaggactcgaaatgaaaacctatagttgcacggtgattagcaacccgtttagtattttaattggatttacgtgcgttgttgtgagtgacattggacatacgtgttttttaaataatgcgttccaataatgtccggtcatttacgagcctcgagtctcccgttcatgtcccactaaatccgtaaactattgatagcaggctatcctacatttccacatagcacattaccctaatctaagatttttttggtattttgtgttgaaatcagattagtccatataggcgaagagtcatctaatactgtattaacgcacatgcatcagtctgactcggttcaaggaaatcacagagtttatcgtctatcccttgcttaaaacctaacgttatttacccaaagatatcatctaaacccctgtcataatttctccgttcctgcgtaacactgcaccacacaaattactgcagaaacttACCTTTCGGCCTACGTGTATCGGTGGGctattaagatgctttgttacaagaaacggtgcagtgtttcctcctgaacagatacatttggcatgcatgcatcatgcaaggacaacattagcctagcgttagatgctataataagtctgccaagtactgacggtatacagtctgtgtttacggacatgacaaatcatctgatatacaggctaaggttagctagcggttagccctcaggattgagttgtacagaacaaaaatatgtgaaatactacGTGCAAATGACAATCGTGAATGTCTGTTAACTACTCGAAAACTTGAACACAGTTATCATACAATAGATTGACATACGCGCATACGGGAGATacgcgcattgatggacacttctgacacccaatggagatacgtgttaaatatatgatgtaataaaacgtctttccattggtcacttggatccccaatgctacctgttgctgggggagaatgtgaatattccttagccaatggaaagtcaaaatcgttaaaagtggagatacgtgttttttatcaGACAGCGACGATAAGAAACTGCTGACAACAGTGAATCACTGGTTGGAAATCATGACTCTGTACTACATTGCAATCTATCTTACAGATTGAGATTTAAGTTGTGGTTGGTGGTTGGGTACTCATGTGTTTAAAAACATCCTTGCATTTTCTCTCTAAATTCTCATTTTGCAAGTCGTGTTTTCAAAACTGTACAGTTGCATATAAATGCACCACTCCaccaaacatacagtacaatgaATATGCCTGATTAACTTTTTCactcagaaaaagaaagaaaatttttctatatttatacacagacatacattgACAGACATAGGATTTTGTTCTGGTGaaactgcaaaaacactgcacaccCAACCCCAAAACAATCCACTCCACCTGAAGGGCTTAAGGTGGTCAATAGTACAGGTTTTATGTATtactttttatgtattatatacCTATACCTATACCTATATACCTATGTATCtaagacacactcacacaaacattcacacactctcacacatacatggtCGTTAACCCGGTGTGGTTATCCTAGGTGATGAACAGGAGCAGAGTGGAGGGGAGGATTTATGACCCTGTTAGCTGAGCATTGTAAAGTCTCATAAATCAGCCCCAAGCTGTGGAGAAACACTACAAACACAATCACTATTTAAAGGgaattacacacagacacacacacacacacacacacacacacacacacacacacacacacacacacacacacacacacacacttcagtgacTAGCTCTGTAAAACCATAATGTTGAACAtaaattttcatttaaaaatcttGAATTGGTCAAGCCAGCAAGTGAAAACCACTGGCTGACTATGACAGGCTGAGACTGTTGTCAATCAAGCAACCACCTCATATTTACAGGATGTTCAGACTGAAATTATCTTTTTTCAGATAAAGTGAAAATGATGGATGGCTATAATCACATCAATATTCAATGGACAGGACTTTTGTTATAACAATATAGAGATTAAAACTTAATTCATAGAGCAGCTGCTGATGCTATTGCTCCATAGTGCTGAAAATTGATGGGTACAATGGTAAGGTAACTGGCTTATATATAGTCTTTGTTGGAGAAATATGCTTGTTCTTATTAGCCAGCAagattatataaataaatgtctgtgtgaGATGACTGTACTGCATACATTCTTTGTGCCACAAAGCATGCTGCAGATCTTTTACTGGCTTATCTGGTTTTGATTTGGATGGTCTAACCATTTAAAGGTGTTTCTTCTATATTGGATGCATATATATGACCTGCATGTGACTTTGGCCCCTATAGCCCAAACTTCATTCAATGGAGCAGTCATCCAGGACCTTTTACGGACAGACAGCAATATGTTTGACCATAAGCACACACTATTGACACACTTGGCACATTACACAGAGCTGTACTCCTTCTGTTCCCATAATTAGTGAATTAATGACTGCATTTATCATAATTGCAGGCTGAGAAAGAGCATGGGTGTCTTGTTGAGTACTTTGCTGTGCTGAAGTACAACTGGGATATGGATGgagcaactgtgtgtgtgtgtgtgtgtgtgtgtgtgtgtgtgtgtgtgtgtgtgtgtgtgtgtgtgtgtgtgtgtcgcacaCGCAGAATGATCATGAATTAGTGATATTTGTATGCTTTATTGCTTATTGACTGGGGATAAAGCCACATGGGCTTTTGGTTGCTTTTAATGCTTTCTTCCAAAAagctttcatttaaaataaaaaataataaaaataagatgTAGCAGTGATTgcattcaaaacattttaaagagaaaattGAAGGAAAATGGTGCCACAGTAGTAGCCACTGTTTCATTGGCAAGTAATGACTGAAGATCGGAAACACTTCAGAAAAACTCACATCACAAATGTGGTTTCATATTTATCAGGAAGAGTATTATGGAAATAAATTCTTTACTTAGAAGGAATCAAAGGAGCCACTTTGAATTTCTTTGCTGTGCACTAGAAGAAAGTGAGTTCATGaggatttcagttttcagtgtcttCACAATCGGGATTTATGTCCAATTAGGCATGAGGCCATCATGCAATTAAGCTGCAGTGGTCATCTTTAAGAgtactgaaaaacaaatgcaattgGAAATCAAAATTGGAATAGACCACAAGAAGCCCCATGGCAAAGGCTGTGGAAGGAAAACTGAATAGGTTCAAAATAAGAGAAATGGCAAGCTAGCCCTGCTTActataagaaaaaacaaaataaaaataagatcTGAAATCTGTATGAAAGATAAAGTTAATGCTGAAGTAATTAAATAAGTATTATTTATATTTGGGAAGTTCTTTGGTGAATTGTGAAAAAGAGCTTAATGCAGCTTAATGCAGACATCTTTTCTCAAAGATGAGAATGAAAAAAGCGGATCAGTGTAACTGGCACATGCCCAAATGTGTGGAATGTGTTTACGAAATAGAGGACTGAATTTTAAAACTATTGAGATGTTCTAAAAGTAGCTCAGTACTAGAGACACTAGAAGTGAGCTTTTCTGCAGCTGTACACTCACAGCACCAAGTTCAGACTGCTAATGCTCATCTTGGAGCTTTGTCACATAGAACAGCCAGTTCAGCAGCACCTCCAGACCATTCACAGGCCCCCTCTTATTCACATTGTACATCTATGACTGCTTTGTGGATGACACTTCCATCATCAGCCCAATTTCAAACAATAGTGAGAATTCATGTCTGCCAGAAATCAACAATCTTGCAGAGTGGTGCACAAAAAACATTAGTTATGATGTGGTTGGTTATGATGATATAGTTGCCCTCATTGCCGGGTCAGTCAACACATACATGGATAcatacagatgtagcggcctcaaaattcccctaatttcatgctggggccctggcgggtccgtgaccggtccctgctctgcagtaagcgggttcgtgactgtaatgagatcccccgcgatgacgtcatcggcacggggccaactcgtaacgcccctaagctccatttgcggaaactacctgcactcgctcgatcagtccaccaggaggagcagtcattattaccgtgtcagctttgctgagtcgttcattagatctgcacctagcctccactgctgtaagaaaaactgcttgtctagtagagcaccctgtgcagttttttaaatataattatgcttaatcatccacattattgtagtgctcgttcacaaacttcttggatctgctcatctgtccatcctgccttttcctccacatctctctccacctttggagaggctcccagcgcatctccgcgtgccgagtgatttgtgcccagaaaattaatcatgaataacagaagttgtgcgtcgcgtttttctagcattttgaactgctaaacagttaaatgtttaatactctgcctgattcgcggagccaccctgcttttcagttggtgggtttcctgtttgtagcgcattttagatttgcgggtcgctatttgatgcggtgaccagcaatacgcagagtcctgtgtgtgtgtgtacagtatattactggacagaaatcatttacagtgcactgatgagggagggacgggaggatgaaatgccaatttcagcctgtgatctgttaatgtctgactgaacagcctcatggaagtgatattttacagttctacatattttaatctaacgaaattcgttaaaacaagtcacttggtgctttcaaagccatgtcattgagctgaaaggttccagatttcgttcgccttcacaggcggctgcggacCGCCacagacggctcgcactgctCACTGCGATGTttaacatcataggcttaatatactgtagttaattatcactgatctttttcatcactctgtctgtgtgactgtctgtgtcctcctctctgtgtctctgtctcttttttcagactgttcacgcaatgaatataaacagtaactattaaaaaaaaagttatagtcgcgggtaaacatggtactcagaagcgcaccaagaatgcatttttttacatcaggcattgtgcacgcgtgtttgatattaatattgtgccgctgcaccacaaataaatgtttttttgggaaacggaaatgttcaacatgacttcatgttagaccaggcagacaggttcttactacaacatcaactctccctccgcagccagcgagcctcatccccgcacgacacctacattcaatcatgaataatcctaatgggccaatcagaccaataaaaaaaaaacaatgttgtggggcataaagggccaatgggccgatgtagatgggccaatctacttgtttttaatggccaatcagttaacacacacacatgaaaacggccaataaacagtgaaatcagtatcatgagtatttctcagatgatgatttctgtatctatctaatccgtggcatgcaatatttcaccccgattttggataaagtataaatccaattgtttcattgtttcagctgtcgtggccaaatctcttgttaacttattaagctcttccgcacagtgtgacatctattttaattattagagagctgctccaatggccactgatagacagtccattctattctataaactgttggtggtttgtgaacttcactgcatttgtgcatttgaagcgattaactgccggcacatttcagagctgagtaaacctgtagtttcactgacacatcgcgcatcatcaccatggccgtcatgatgttctcctgtctgtcactctgtcaggcatgtgtagtgtcgagccggccgcgttgttggctgaaaagtcattatttgcattacagtgtatcctttgttctaactcaatggatggtcgccagccaaacaggctcccagcccccactgtcccacagactagctatggccagtaaaataggtggagggctgaggggagcgcgtacctccagtaattaaaaatcaatttgtg
This genomic interval from Chaetodon trifascialis isolate fChaTrf1 chromosome 9, fChaTrf1.hap1, whole genome shotgun sequence contains the following:
- the fat3a gene encoding protocadherin Fat 3a isoform X10 translates to MDVNMGQWAGMQAPFLSLALLLLLLLFKPPPCCGQNTQQVPQDGPHFGFTQAAYHATVYENSAARTYANSKVKMGIHLAQRSWEIRYRITSGDDEGFFKAEEYVLGDFCFLRIRTKGGNAAILNREIQDNYVLTVKASVKGDAFLEAWTKVSIQVLDMNDLRPLFSPTTYSVTIVESTPLRTSIAQVTATDADIGSNGEFYYFFKEKMELFTVHPTSGVVSLSGKLNVDEQNRYDLEILAVDRGMKLYGNNGVSSTAKLFVHVERMNEHAPVMNVVTHSPSWLDKNLVYAMVTVEDLDEGLNGEIDSVVIVGGDPSEKFFVERSEEGQFAIKAPESVNWETYPYGCNLTLQAKDRGTPQKYSAVKVVHITVKKRQTEVAKFERELYDVSLNEISPPGTIVEAVKIKPEPDDAEYILTPSADSVFFQINTLTGVISTTRWFTQVTQHVFNLEVLEIDSELKVKVRVTTEDANDNTPTFDQSSYEISVNESVAVGTNVLTVSAVDEDKGENGYITYSISSLQPLPFKVNQFSGIISTTKELDFESSSESFVFIVRASDWGSPYRRESEVNVTIHLENVNDNQPLFEKIACQGVLSRDFSVDEVITTMSAIDIDELELVKYKIISGNDWGYFDLNPDSGVLTLRRSLATASPKNGIFSLKITATDGENFSDPMFVNITVVHGKSPPKSFNCKETKVAQKLAEKLLKKSKASTKPKIEEGFIDLFSVNRQTPQFDKAFPTDIVVREDLKVGSSVFMVNAYDGDTGFNGQILYSISGGNTDSCFTINMETGIISVFLPMDREKRDRYLLNLTIYDLGLPPKTAWRLLTVYVEDANDNAPQFLQDRGYTIVIPENTAIGTDVIQVDATDKDLGSNGEIVYSVLTSTTQFGINSTNGIVYVAGQLDREFVSVFNLKIKARDKAEKGSQKFSVTTLKIILEDVNDCPPLFIPSVYKARVLEDLPVGTVVAWLETQDPDLGLGGQVRYSLANDYNGWFEVDRVSGAIRLTKELDYETQQFYNLTVKAKDKGRPVSLLSVTFVEVEVVDVNENLYAPYFFHFALTGLVKENARIGTTLLQVAAKDDDAGRDGEIQYSIHDGSGLGRFAIDEETGMIYTTDTLDRETKDSYWLTVYASDHGVVPQFTTIEVFVQVEDVNDNAPLTSEPVYRPSVQENSPRDVSVIQIQAQDPDATPPNTADRLNYRIISGNPQNFFIINTQTGLITTTSRKLDREQQTEHVLEVLVSDGGPTPRQSTVWVMVQVLDENDNKPTFPEKVYQIKLPERERKKKGEPIYRVFAYDRDDGPNSDLSYSIVDGNEDGKFFIDPKTAVVSSRKAFTAGSYDILTIKAIDNGRPQKSSTARLHIEWIRRPPPSTLPLLFDEPVYNFTVMENDKVAEIVGVVSLQQSPAPLWFDITEGNSDSVFDIEKAVGTIIIAKPLDAEQRSLYNLTVQATDGTNTAYTQVHVTVMDNNDNAPIFSQTTYEVTISEDTPPDTEVVQVLASDRDEHHRLTFSLQSSIDPNSMHLFRIHPTLGTIYTAQRLDHEACAQHILTVIVKDQEFPYRKNLARVLIEVEDTNDHAPIFTSALYEGSVYESAAVGSAVIQVTALDKDKGENAELYYCIEAGRHL